A region of Epinephelus fuscoguttatus linkage group LG1, E.fuscoguttatus.final_Chr_v1 DNA encodes the following proteins:
- the isy1 gene encoding pre-mRNA-splicing factor ISY1 homolog, which produces MLLIISEISKKVAQIQNAGLGEFKIRDLNDEINKLLREKGHWEVRIKELGGPDYARVGPKMLDHEGKEVPGNRGYKYFGAARDLPGVRELFEKEPAPAQRKTRAELMKEVDAEYYGYRDEDDGVLLPLEAQYEKQAVLEAVQRWRTEKESRLSGDKQEEEEEEESIYTVHNEEADDEESREEQEGEEGGVTFIAHVPVPSQKEVEEALVRRKKMELLQRYASEALQAQSQTAKTLLGL; this is translated from the exons ctgGTCTTGGGGAGTTTAAGATTCGGGATCTAAATGATGAGATCAACAAGCTGCTGAGAGAAAAAGGACACTGGGAGGTCCGGATCAAAGAACTGGGGGGACCAGACTACGCG CGAGTTGGACCGAAGATGTTGGACCACGAGGGGAAGGAGGTTCCAGGAAATCGAGGATATAAATACTTTGGAGCAGCCAGAGACCTTCCTGGAGTCAGAGAGCTGTTTGAGAAGGAGC CTGCCCCAGCACAGAGGAAGACCAGGGCAGAACTGATGAAGGAAGTGGACGCAGAGTATTACGGCTACAGGGATGAAGACGACGGAGTGCTGCTTCCTCTGGAGGCGCAGTACGAGAAACaag ctgtgttgGAGGCGGTGCAGAGGTGGAGAACAGAGAAAGAGTCTCGACTGTCAGGAGAcaaacaggaggaagaggaggaggaagagagcaTCTATACTGTCCACAATGaagag gctGATGATGAGGAGAGCCGGGAGGagcaggaaggagaggagggtggAGTCACCTTCATCGCACACGTACCTGTCCCCTCACAGAAAGAG gtgGAGGAGGCTCTGGTCAGGAGGAAGAAGATGGAGTTGTTGCAGCGTTACGCCAGCGAAGCTCTTCAGGCTCAGAGTCAGACGGCCAAGACTCTGCTGGGACtgtga